Part of the Kineococcus aurantiacus genome, AGGTTCGTCGCGATCCACGGCAGACCGGCGCGGACGGCGTGCGTGGCCTCGGCCAGGTCGCGCCAGCCCAGGTCGGGTGAGAAGCCCTGCACGACGGCCACCGCCTCGTGCCGCTCGTGCGTGGGGCGCAACCCCACGTCCTCGAGGGCGACCCGCAGCCCCGTGGTCCCCACGAGCAGGACCGGCGACCCCGCGGGCAAGCGCCCGGCGAGGTGGTCGGCGGCGGCCTGCGCGGAGTTGACGACGTCCTCGTCGGCCGCCGGGACGTCGAGCTCACGCAGGTGCGCGGCGACGGTCTCCGGCGGGCGGGAGGCGTTGTTGGTGATGAAGCCGAGACGGCGACCGGCCCGCACGGCACCGCGCAGGGCCTCGGCCGCGTGCGGGACGGCGTCCGGGCCGACGTAGACGACACCGTCCAGGTCCAGCAGGAGGACGTCGTGCTGGTCCAGCAACGTCCCGTCCGTCGGGCGGAGGCTGATCTCGATCGTGTTGCTCACGAACTCCCCGGGCTCTGCCGCGCACGCAGGGTGGCGCGGACCTGTCGCAGTCGGTCGGCGTACTCGGGACGGTCGGGGCGCATGGCGTGCGCCATCGCCAGGTGTTCGGCCGCGAGGCCGAACCGTCCCAGCCGGCTGAGGCTGAGCCCCAGACCGAAGTGAGCGTAGTCGTCGGCCGGTCGGGCGTCGGCCAGGCGCCGGAACGACTCCGCTGCTCCGGCGACGTCCCCCGAGTCGTACTGCGCCCGGGCGAGGGCCTCCAGCACGACCGTCGACCCCGGCTCCTCCTGCCAGGCCCGGGACAGCAGGACCGCGGCGGCCGCGGCCTCACCGGCGGCGAGCAGGGCCAGGCCGCGCTGGAGCCACTCGTAGGTGCTGCCGGCGGGCCGCCGGCTCTCGCCTGCTCCTGACACGGGGCTGCCGCCTCTCGCTGCGGGTGGGTGCCGACGGCTCGGTCGGCCGTCGTCGCTGTCGTCGACCGTAGGATGCGACGGGTGGAGGACCTACGCACGGGGACGCGCGCCGTGCCCGGCTCGCCGGTGGGGACGTCCTCCCCGAGCGGACCCCTGCTGCACCCCTTCGGCGGGCTGCGTTACGCGCAGCGGGTCACCGGCCCGCTGTGGCGACTGCTCGCTCCGCCCCATACCGAGATCGACAAGGCCCGCCGGGCCGACCTCCTCGCCTCGTCGCCGTACGTCGTCACGCACCTGGAGCGCCCGGAGTACGGACACGACACCCGGCAGCGGGAGGTGAACCGGTGGTTGGAGGCCGGCGCCCTCGAGCAAGACGCCCCGGGCCTGTACGTCGTCCGCCAGCACGGGACGACGGGGACCCGTCACTTCCTGGTGGGTGCCCTCGAGGTGCTGCCCCACGACCCGCGCGTGCGCCCGCACGAGGGCGTGTTCGAGCAGGCGGTGGACGCGCGCCTGGAGCGGCTCGAGCGGACGGGAGTCGACTCCGAGCCCGTCCTGCTGGTCGACAGCGATCCGTGGCCGCTGGAGTGGAGACACCCGGAGCACGTGGGGCAGCTGCTCTCCAGCGCGTTCGACCAGGACGGGAACCCTCTGCTCGAGGTGTGGCAGCTGCGCGATCCCGACGTCGTGCGCGCCCTGGCCCGGGCGTCGGCGAAGCACCGCTTCCTCATCGCCGACGGTCACCACCGTCACGCCGCCGTGCAGCGGTCAGCGGTGCGTCGCGGCCGCGCTGAACGACTGCTGGTCGCGGTGGCCGACGACACCACCGAGCCAGTGGACCTGCAACCGCTGCACCGGGTCCTGCCCCGGGAGGCCGCCGAACGCGTCGTGGAGCGGGCGCACCACCGTCGGCCGGTGCTTCTGACCACCGTCGAGGACATCGCGCGGGTCGCCGGCGGTCTGCCTCCTGACCAAGCCCTCGTCCTGCTCCCCGACCGTGCGGTGGTCGTGGAAGGAGCGCCCACCACCGGTCCAGCGGTGGGGAGCGGAGCGTGGGTGGACGACGCGGTGCGCGCCGGGGGCACCGCCGCCGAGGACGTGCGGTACCTGCGGGAGCTCTCTGAGGTACGGGCCGCGGTGGGCGATCGGGCGGCCATCCTGCTGCCCCGCACGGACCTCGCTGCTCTGCAGGTCCTCGTGCGTGAGGGCCGCCTCCTGGGGAGGAAGACGACGTCCTTCCGCCCCAAGCCGCTGGCCGGGGCCGTCCTGCGTCTGCGCTGACGACCAGCGCCTACAAGGCGCACGACCGGTGCCAGGTGGACGCAGAAGAGGGGAAGCCCCGTCCGCACGCTTGACGCGTACAGAGGAACTTCCCCTCTCCATCTCACTGCGAAGAGTGAGTGGCCGGCGGTGACCTACTCTCCCACCCAGTCTCCCGAGCAGTACCATCGGCGCTGGTGGGCTTAGCTTCCGGGTTCGGAATGAGACCGGGCGTTTCCCCACCGCTATGACCACCGGACCACACAGGCCAGGATCCAAACCACCCCACCACCACACACGAGCACGCCTGCGCATGCACCACGAGTGGCGGTGGGCGGGTTCTCTCCCGAGAACCACACAATGGACGCGAACACTCAAGCAGCAACTGCTCATCAAAGCATCAAGATTGTTTGCACTCTCCACCCACACCATCACCCACCACACCAATCCTTACGACTGGCCCTGATGGTGGCTGGTGCGTGGTAGACAAGTGATCGGCTTATTAGTACCGGTCAGCTCCACAACTCGCTAGTCGTTGCTTCCACACCCGGCCTATCAACCCCGTCATCTCCAGGGAGCCTCCCACCCCACAAGGGGCACGGAAACCTCATCTCGAAGCAGGCTTCCCGCTTAGATGCCTTCAGCGGTTATCCCTTCCGAACGTAGCCAACCAGCCATGCCCTTGGCAGGACAACTGGCACACCAGAGGTTCGTCCGTCCCGGTCCTCTCGTACTAGGGACAGCCCTTCTCAAGTTTCCAACGCGCGCAGCGGATAGGGACCGAACTGTCTCACGACGTTCTAAACCCAGCTCGCGTACCGCTTTAATGGGCGAACAGCCCAACCCTTGGGACCTACTCCAGCCCCAGGATGCGACGAGCCGACATCGAGGTGCCAAACCATGCCGTCGATATGGACTCTTGGGCAAGATCAGCCTGTTATCCCCGGGGTACCTTTTATCCGTTGAGCGACCGCGATTCCACACTCCACGGCCGGATCACTAGTCCCGACTTTCGTCCCTGCTCGACATGTCTGTCTCACAGTCAAGCTCCCTTGTGCACTTACACTCAACACCTGATTGCCAACCAGGCTGAGGGAACCTTTGGGCGCCTCCGTTACTCTTTAGGAGGCAACCGCCCCAGTTAAACTACCCACCAGGCACTGTCCCTGATCCGGATCACGGACCGAAGTTAGACATCCAGAACGACCAGAGTGGTATTTCAACGATGACTCCACACCCACTAGCGTGAGCGCTTCACAGTCTCCCACCTATCCTACACAAGCCGTCCCGAACACCAATACCAAGCTATAGTGAAGGTCCCGGGGTCTTTCCGTCCTGCTGCGCGTAACGAGCATCTTTACTCGTAGTGCAATTTCGCCGAGTTCGCGGTTGAGACAGCAGGGAAGTCGTTACGCCATTCGTGCAGGTCGGAACTTACCCGACAAGGAATTTCGCTACCTTAGGATGGTTATAGTTACCACCGCCGTTTACTGGCGCTTAAGTTCTCAGCGTCCCCACGTGAGTGGGTAACCGGTCCCCTTAACGTTCCAGCACCGGGCAGGCGTCAGTCCGTATACATCGTCTTACGACTTCGCACGGACCTGTGTTTTTAGTAAACAGTCGCTTCCCCCTGGTCTCTGCGGCCCTCAAACGCTAGTGAGCAAGTCACTTCACGCCTCAGGCCCCCCTTCTCCCGAAGTTACGGGGGCATTTTGCCGAGTTCCTTAACCACGATTCACTCGCACGCCTCGGTATTCTCTACCTGACCACCTGAGTCGGTTTAGGGTACGGGCGGCTCGAACCTCGCGCCGAGGCTTTTCTAGACAGCATGGGATCACCCTACTTCCCCCCTACGGGGTCACCATCAGGTCTCAGGCCCGACATCAAAGTCAGAGGTGCGGATTTGCCAACACCTCGCCCTACACCCTTGGACGTGGACAACCATCGCCACGCGGAAGCTACCCTCCTGCGTCACCCCTGTTAATACGCTTGACTACTACCGGATCGGGCCACACGCTCCACCCACCCGCGCCCGAAGGCAACGAGGGGCTTTGGGTGCTTAGCATCCCCGGCCTCGCCATGGACGGTTCTACACCGGTACGGGAATATCAACCCGTTGTCCATCGACTACGCCTGTCGGCCTCGCCTTAGGTCCCGACTTACCCAGGGCGGATGAACCTGGCCCTGGAACCCTTGGTCAATCGGCGGACGGGGTTCTCACCCGTCATTCGCTACTCATGCCTGCATTCTCACTCGCGTGCAGTCCACAACGGGTCACCCCCCTGCTTCACCCCACACACGACGCTCCCCTACCCACCCACACACCTGCCCCAGCCGGCCAGACCACACATCCGAAGACATGCCGTCATCCGTACTGGAGGGGTTCACATGTGAGTGCCACAGCTTCGGCGGTGTACTTGAGCCCCGCTACATTGTCGGCGCGGAATCACTTGACCAGTGAGCTATTACGCACTCTTTCAAGGGTGGCTGCTTCTAAGCCAACCTCCTGGTTGTCTGCGCAACTCCACATCCTTTCCCACTTAGCACACGCTTAGGGGCCTTAGCTGATGATCTGGGCTGTTTCCCTCTCGACTACGAAGCTTATCCCCCGCAGTCTCACTGCCACGCTCTCACTTACCGGCATTCGGAGTTTGGCTGACGTCAGTAACCCGGTGGGGCCCATCGGCCATCCAGTAGCTCTACCTCCGGCAAGAAACACGCGACGCTGCACCTAAATGCATTTCGGGGAGAACCAGCTATCACGGAGTTTGATTGGCCTTTCACCCCTACCCACAGCTCATCCCCCAGGTTTTCAACCCTGGTGGGTTCGGTCCTCCACGCGGTCTTACCCGCGCTTCAACCTGGCCATGGGTAGATCACTCCGCTTCGGGTCTAGAGCACGCGACTAAGAACGCCCTCTTCGGACTCGCTTTCGCTACGGCTACCCCACCCGGGTTAACCTCGCCACGCACCACTAACTCGCAGGCTCATTCTTCAAAAGGCACGCCGTCACAGGTACAAGCCTGCTCCGACGGATTGTAGGCACACGGTTTCAGGTACTATTTCACTCCCCTCCCGGGGTGCTTTTCACCATTCCCTCACGGTACTTGTCCGCTATCGGTCATCAGGAAGTATTTAGGCTTACCAGGTGGTCCTGGCAGATTCACACGAGATTCCACGAGCCCCGTGCTACTCGGGAGGCGCTCCCAGGGAGGCCGCGATGTTTCACCTACGGGGGTCTCACCCACTACGCCGGACCATCCCAGGCCCTTCGGCTACACCACGACTTTCTCACTCCCCGAACCGGTGGTAGCCGGCTCCGAAACACTCCCACAACCCCGCCACCGCAACCCCTACCAGGTCTCACACGGAAACGGTTTAGCCTCATCCGCTTTCGCTCGCCACTACTCACGGAATCACTGTTGTTTTCTCTTCCTGTGGGTACTGAGATGTTTCACTTCCCCACGTTCCCTCCACACACCCTATACATTCAGGTGCGGGTGACCGCCCATGACGACGGCCGGGTTCCCCCATTCGGACATCCTCGGATCACCGTTCGGTTGCCAACTCCCCGAGGCTTAACGCAGGCTCCCACGTCCTTCATCGGCTCCTGATGCCAAGGCATCCACCATGCGCCCTTACACACTTGACCACCACACACCACCCACCACCACACCCACCAACACCACGAAGGCACTGATGACAGAACCGAAGTCCCAACGGCGACGAACGATGCGCAGATCAAGAGGCAAACAATCATAAAAACCACAAAGACACTCAAACCCACCCCGAGTCACCCCAGAGCAAAGGTTTGAGATCAGAGGATCTACTCGACGAACACCACTACAAAAGATGTTCGCGTCCACTGTGCAGTTCTCAACAGACAACCCGACACCCACCCCTACACGACCCGCACCAGACACCGCGCATCCCCCGAAGAGAACCCACAGCCGATGTGCAAAGCCAGGACAGGCCCAGACCTAGAGTTCACGACCTTCCGGCCGGTCCCTCAGGACCCAACAGTGCGCCAGGTGCCCACCTCAACCCCCACCGTCTGTTCCATCCACCCACCGCAAGCGATGAGGAGGAGTACTGAGACGAGAAAGCGTCGATGAGCACCGTGTTGATGTTCCACCCTCGAGCACCAGCCGCCGAACACATGCCGGCTGAAACTGGTCCACCCACACCCGCCCCCACCCCGGACGACGCCGGCGTGAAGTACTGCGAGTGTGGTTGATGCTCCTTAGAAAGGAGGTGATCCAGCCGCACCTTCCGGTACGGCTACCTTGTTACGACTTCGTCCCAATCGCCAGTCCCACCTTCGACAGCTCCCCCCCTGACGGGTTGGGCCACCGGCTTCGGGTGTTACCGACTTTCATGACGTGACGGGCGGTGTGTACAAGGCCCGGGAACGTATTCACCGCAGCGTTGCTGATCTGCGATTACTAGCGACTCCGACTTCACGGGGTCGAGTTGCAGACCCCGATCCGAACTGAGACCAGCTTTTTGGGATTCGCTCCACCTCACGGTATCGCAGCCCTCTGTACTGGCCATTGTAGCATGCGTGAAGCCCAAGACATAAGGGGCATGATGATTTGACGTCATCCCCACCTTCCTCCGAGTTGACCCCGGCAGTCTCCCATGAGTCCCCACCCGAAGTGCTGGCAACATGGAACGAGGGTTGCGCTCGTTGCGGGACTTAACCCAACATCTCACGACACGAGCTGACGACAACCATGCACCACCTGTACGCGACCAACTAAATGACACCCCATCTCTGGGATTCCACCGCGCATGTCAAGCCTTGGTAAGGTTCTTCGCGTTGCATCGAATTAATCCGCATGCTCCGCCGCTTGTGCGGGCCCCCGTCAATTCCTTTGAGTTTTAGCCTTGCGGCCGTACTCCCCAGGCGGGGCGCTTAATGCGTTAGCTGCGGCACGGAATCCGTGGAATGGACCCCACACCTAGCGCCCAACGTTTACGGCATGGACTACCAGGGTATCTAATCCTGTTCGCTCCCCATGCTTTCGCTCCTCAGCGTCAGTAACTGCCCAGAGACCCGCCTTCGCCACCGGTGTTCCTCCTGATATCTGCGCATTTCACCGCTACACCAGGAATTCCAGTCTCCCCTACAGCACTCAAGTGTGCCCGTACCCACTGCAAGCTCAGAGTTGAGCCCTGAGTTTTCACAGCAGACGCGACACACCGCCTACGAGCTCTTTACGCCCAATAATTCCGGACAACGCTTGCACCCTACGTATTACCGCGGCTGCTGGCACGTAGTTAGCCGGTGCTTCTTCTGCTCCTACCGTCACTTGCGCTTCTTCGGAGCTGAAAGAGGTTTACAACCCGAAGGCCGTCATCCCTCACGCGGCGTCGCTGCATCAGGCTTTCGCCCATTGTGCAATATTCCCCACTGCTGCCTCCCGTAGGAGTCTGGGCCGTGTCTCAGTCCCAGTGTGGCCGGTCGCCCTCTCAGGCCGGCTACCCGTCGTCGCCTTGGTAGGCCATTACCCCACCAACAAGCTGATAGGCCGCGAGCCCATCCCCAGCCGAAAAACTTTCCACCCGCACTCGATGCCGAGGCAGGTCGTATCCGGTATTAGCCACCGTTTCCAGTGGTTGTCCCAGAGCCAGGGGCAGGTTGCTCACGTGTTACTCACCCGTTCGCCACTGATCCCCCCCGAAGGGGTTCACCGTTCGACTTGCATGTGTTAAGCACGCCGCCAGCGTTCGTCCTGAGCCAGGATCAAACTCTCCGTCGAAAAACCATCCGCAACCACCCAAACCGGCCCGAAGACCAGCCAAGCAGCCACGTAGATCATTTCACTTCATAGTCGACCCTTGGACTCGAAACTCCACCCCCCACTGGCGTGAAAGAGGCGGAGGTCAATCCCAAAGGAATCCCCGATCCCCACCCACACAGGAGCGAGAACCATTGGGGGTTAATGCATTGGCATCAACATTTATGGCACACTGTTGAGTTCTCAAGAACCGGACGCACCCACCCCGAACCGACCCCCACACGAGGGCCAGCGGAAGAGGGGCAACTTTCCCACCTTAACCAGACACCAGGCCAAACTGCAACCCAGCCCCGATCGAGGCTTCCGGCGCCACCCCACCAGACGCGGTCCACCCCAGCTCGTGAGCTTCAGGTTTTCCGCCCCGCCGGGGCGACATGAAGAACAGTACGTGGCCGCCGGGGCACGAGGCAAATCGATCATGCCCCGGCGGCGGATCGCCTACTGCGGCAACGGAAGTGCCACCGCGGCGAGGGACTTCTTGCCCCGCCGCAGCACGGCGTAGCGGTCGTGCAGGAGCGCCACGTCGGCCAGGGTCGCCTCGGGGTCGGTGAGCTTGACGTTGTTGACGTACGCCCCGCCCTCCCCGATGGTCCGGCGGGCGCCGCTGAGGCTCGGAGCCAGGCCGGTGTCCGCGAAGAGCTGGGCCAGGCGGACGCCCCGGTCGGCCGGCGCGGTGGTCGGCAGCTCCTCCAGCGCCCCCCGCAGAGTGCGCTCGTCGATGCCGTCGAGCTCGCCCCCCCCGAACAGGGCCGACGAGGCCTGCTCGACCGCCACGGCGGCCGCCTCGCCGTGGACCAGGGCGGTCACCTCGTGGGCCAGGGCGCGCTGCGCCGCCCGGGCGCGGGGGTTCTCCTGCACCGCGCGGCCCAGCTCCTCGATCTCGGCGGGGGTGCGGAAGCTGAAGGCCTTGAGGTAGTCGAGGACCTTCGCGTCCTCGGCGTTGAGCCAGAACTGGTAGAAGGCGTAGGGCGAGGTCAGCTCCGGGTCCAGCCACACGGCACCGGCCTCGGTCTTGCCGAACTTCGTCCCGTCGGCCTTCGTCAGCAGCGGCGTCGCCAGGGCGTGGACCGTCCGCTGGTCGACGCGGCGCACCAGCTCGCACCCGGCGGTGATGTTCCCCCACTGGTCGGACCCACCCAGCTGCAGCGTGCAGCCGTGCAGCCGGTGCAGCTGGAGGTAGTCGTTGCTCTGCAGGAGGACGTAGGCGAACTCGGTGAAGGAGATGCCCGTCGTAGCCAGGCGCTTGGCCACGGCCTCGCGGTCGAGCATGCGGTTGACGCTGAAGTGCTTGCCCACGTCCCGCAGGAACTCGATGGTGGACATCGACTGCGTCCAGTCGAGGTTGTTGACCATGGTCGCGGCGGCGGGACCGTCGAAGTCCAGGAACGGCACGATCTGGGCCTGCAGGCCCGTCACCCAGTCGGCCACGACCGACGGGTCGTTCATCGTCCGCTCCGCCGACGGGCGCGGGTCCCCCACCAGGCCCGTGGCCCCGCCCACGAGGATCAGCGGGCGGTGCCCCGCCTGCTGCAGCCGCCGGGCCGTCAGGACCTGCACGAGGTGGCCGACGTGCAGGCTCGCCGCCGTCGGGTCGAAGCCGACGTAGTAGGTGA contains:
- a CDS encoding DUF1015 family protein, which translates into the protein MEDLRTGTRAVPGSPVGTSSPSGPLLHPFGGLRYAQRVTGPLWRLLAPPHTEIDKARRADLLASSPYVVTHLERPEYGHDTRQREVNRWLEAGALEQDAPGLYVVRQHGTTGTRHFLVGALEVLPHDPRVRPHEGVFEQAVDARLERLERTGVDSEPVLLVDSDPWPLEWRHPEHVGQLLSSAFDQDGNPLLEVWQLRDPDVVRALARASAKHRFLIADGHHRHAAVQRSAVRRGRAERLLVAVADDTTEPVDLQPLHRVLPREAAERVVERAHHRRPVLLTTVEDIARVAGGLPPDQALVLLPDRAVVVEGAPTTGPAVGSGAWVDDAVRAGGTAAEDVRYLRELSEVRAAVGDRAAILLPRTDLAALQVLVREGRLLGRKTTSFRPKPLAGAVLRLR
- a CDS encoding tetratricopeptide repeat protein — protein: MSGAGESRRPAGSTYEWLQRGLALLAAGEAAAAAVLLSRAWQEEPGSTVVLEALARAQYDSGDVAGAAESFRRLADARPADDYAHFGLGLSLSRLGRFGLAAEHLAMAHAMRPDRPEYADRLRQVRATLRARQSPGSS
- the tyrS gene encoding tyrosine--tRNA ligase, translating into MSDVWDELQWRGLVAQSTDEAALREALATGPLTYYVGFDPTAASLHVGHLVQVLTARRLQQAGHRPLILVGGATGLVGDPRPSAERTMNDPSVVADWVTGLQAQIVPFLDFDGPAAATMVNNLDWTQSMSTIEFLRDVGKHFSVNRMLDREAVAKRLATTGISFTEFAYVLLQSNDYLQLHRLHGCTLQLGGSDQWGNITAGCELVRRVDQRTVHALATPLLTKADGTKFGKTEAGAVWLDPELTSPYAFYQFWLNAEDAKVLDYLKAFSFRTPAEIEELGRAVQENPRARAAQRALAHEVTALVHGEAAAVAVEQASSALFGGGELDGIDERTLRGALEELPTTAPADRGVRLAQLFADTGLAPSLSGARRTIGEGGAYVNNVKLTDPEATLADVALLHDRYAVLRRGKKSLAAVALPLPQ